A section of the Anabaena cylindrica PCC 7122 genome encodes:
- the dprA gene encoding DNA-processing protein DprA, giving the protein MRGESAYWLAWSQISGVGPVLLQRLQQHFGNLETAWKANSSDLRTVEGFGFQTLEKVVQQRTRLNPQQLLTQHQQANPHFWTPADTEYPQLLREIPSPPPLLYYRGEVDLQENSGQKPLVGIVGTRQPTEYGIKWTRQISTALAKNGFTVVSGMAEGIDTESHSAAMKAGGRTIAVVGTGVDVIYPHKNRDLYKEILNSGIVISEYPSKTAPNRTHFPRRNRIIAGLSRAVLVMEAPIKSGALITATYANEFCRDVYALPGRVDDQPSQGCLKLISQGAGIINQQLSELLTMLGAIPKIDVEIPLVKSAPLPNLSAELQQVMDTLSTDALSFDYIVQKTGMNAGLVSSSLLQLELMGLVTQLPGMRYQRC; this is encoded by the coding sequence TTGAGAGGAGAAAGTGCATACTGGTTAGCTTGGTCACAAATCTCTGGTGTTGGGCCAGTATTACTGCAAAGATTACAACAACATTTTGGGAATTTAGAAACAGCTTGGAAAGCAAATTCCAGTGATTTAAGAACAGTAGAAGGTTTTGGATTTCAAACATTAGAAAAAGTTGTCCAACAGAGAACCCGTTTAAATCCTCAACAACTACTTACCCAACACCAACAAGCAAACCCTCACTTCTGGACACCAGCAGACACAGAATATCCCCAACTGCTGCGAGAAATACCCAGTCCACCTCCATTATTGTACTATCGCGGTGAAGTTGATTTACAAGAAAATTCGGGACAAAAACCCTTAGTAGGAATTGTGGGAACTCGTCAACCTACAGAATATGGAATTAAATGGACTCGTCAAATTAGTACCGCTTTAGCAAAAAATGGTTTTACTGTTGTTTCGGGAATGGCCGAAGGAATAGATACAGAAAGTCATTCAGCAGCAATGAAAGCTGGAGGAAGAACAATAGCGGTTGTGGGAACTGGTGTAGATGTTATTTATCCCCATAAAAATCGAGATTTATATAAAGAGATTTTGAATTCTGGAATAGTAATTAGTGAATATCCATCCAAAACTGCACCTAACCGCACCCATTTTCCGAGAAGAAATCGCATTATTGCTGGTTTAAGTCGTGCAGTATTGGTTATGGAAGCACCGATAAAGTCTGGTGCATTAATTACAGCTACCTATGCGAATGAATTTTGTAGAGATGTTTATGCTTTACCGGGAAGAGTTGATGATCAACCATCACAAGGTTGTTTAAAATTAATTAGTCAAGGTGCTGGTATTATTAATCAGCAATTAAGTGAATTATTAACAATGTTGGGAGCAATTCCCAAAATAGATGTAGAGATACCATTAGTTAAATCTGCTCCTTTACCTAATTTATCAGCAGAATTACAACAGGTAATGGATACTCTATCTACTGATGCTTTATCTTTTGATTATATTGTGCAGAAAACAGGTATGAATGCTGGTTTAGTTTCTAGTTCTTTATTGCAGTTAGAACTCATGGGTTTAGTTACCCAACTTCCCGGAATGCGATATCAAAGATGTTGA